AGCAACAACAACTAAATAGATTACTCTACTTCAAGATGACGAAAGTGGGAAAAGAATCAAGGTATAAGTTCGATCATAATAAGAAAGAATGCTCAGCTCATATATATTTTACTCAAGTAGTCACAGCTCTTACCTGTATGGGATATGGCGATTGGTGGTAGAATCCCGATATCTTTTTGCAAGACCAAAGTCGATGATGTATACCTACACAATGACATGGATAAATATATGATTGACGAAATTGAATTTGATTACATAAATGTGCCAACCATGGACTGATTAGAGCCAATCAAAGTCATTACCTGGTTTGCTTTCCGCCCAAGGCCCATGAGAAAGTTATCAGGTTTAACATCCCTATGTAAAAACCCTTTTGAATGAACATACTCAATTCTCGTAATCTGTAGTGAATCACCAAATATAGAGTAAGCATTACCCAGTACTACTTGTTTACAGGAATAGATAACTAAAAGTTAGGGTACTAAAAAATTAAACAAAGTGATATCAAAGGAAAAAAAGCCCAAAAGTCATGCTAATTCCATTCAATTCATTTACATTGTGTTTGGACAGGGAATAAGTGGAGGGTTAACCCTCTATTCCCTGACTTATCCTGCCAAACCACCTTTTTGGCCTGGTAGGATAGCCTATTCCCTCATGATGATTCATGAGGGGATATCCCTCCCACTTAAGGGATAAGTTTATTCCATGGGAAGGAGTGGAATAGGCTTATGCCCTCTCACGTTATAAGACCAATACTATATTATCCTCCACTTTTCCTATCCACTGTTATGTACACAAAAAGTGGGAGGGTAATTTTATCTTTATGACAAAAATCTAAATCATCGCAAAATCCAAAGTGCATTGAATGCACTCTATTTCCTCCCCTTATTTCCTCCCACTTATTCTTCCAACCAAATGCCAAAAGGCACTTATCCCACGGAATCCTACAAAATAAGCCCATCCCTTCTACAATTGCTGGATAACTTTTCTCGTTtccttaagggctcgtttggttcgcgggaaaagaagggggaaaagtgtggtcaacggaaaagtaatgagatgcctcttgtttggttggagttttcaaaggagagagaagggaaagttgtattcccatgggaatgtgattcccacatttcatgggaaagtctttcccatgagaaacatgggaaagttactttcccatgaggcgggaatcactccatttttactttttcccaaaaagtcccttcagcattaaagaagcattaaagaggcattaaaaacctaatttttattaagggcataataggaattatatttaactttcctaggaaagtggatggccaaccaaacataagcaccttggaaatttgtcactttcccatggtcaaccaaacatgccaaaagtactttcgtaggcatcctcttcttaggaatttgtttcccaggaatcatatttctaggaaggaaaatgcttcccgcgaaccaaacgagccctaaaagtTATTCTGCAACCAAGCATAGCTTCACAAAGCCCAGGGGAATTACTCTCCTCACAACATAATATATTTCTTAATCAGGAAAGTAGGtatgaaagaaaataagagatAATAATTATCCACAATCCTCCTTAAAAGTATCATTCTGAATGCAACAACAAATTCTAGAAAACAGCTGCCAGAGAACAAGAGGTAAAGTGCATGTCGAACAAAGCCATCATGCGTCTCAGCTAGGTCAGCAATAATATGTTCTTAAACAGGAATTACTCTAATTTCTTAAACAGGAAAGTAGGTATAAAAGCAAATAAGACATAATTATTCACAATCCTCCTTAAAAGTATCATCCTCAAACGCGATGACAAATTCTAGAATACAGCTTCCAGAGATCAACAGACGAAGTGTACGTGGAACAAAACCATCACAGATCGTAGCTGGTCAGTAAGAAGGCTCAAAATAGTTATACATGTAAATACAGAGGTTTTACCCACTACCTCATTGCTGTGTTTGTACACACAGAATACTAGATGCTATTCATCATTAAATGTAGCTTAGTTGCTTGGTGCTTCTCTTGTCATTTCTAGGCATAGTACAAAGTTTCAACCATTATGCTGCAACTTTTCTAAAACTACTTCGGTAAATATTTTATGACATAGGCATCAAAAACTTTTCATGATGATTATGATTTCCTGATATGCTAATTTTCTAATTACCATCTGATCTGCCAGAATCAGAACTGTCTTTAGTGAGAACTTCCGACCGCAATAGACAAACAGATCTTCAAGGCTTGGACCAAGCAAATCAAGAACAAGAACATTGTCATCTCCTTCTATACCGCACCATTTTATGTTTGCTATACCACCTGCATGAAGGACATCACAATTCAATTATCAGACATGTCAAGAACCTAGCAGTAGGCAGATGGTGTTGCTGTAACACTAAGACATACTTCCACTCTGAAGAATGTTATACAGCTTGGCCTCATAAAGCAACTGTGGGTGTTTGGTCTTGCTGCTCTCCTGTGCACAACACTCGTAAGATAAGCCATGGTTAAGCTTCGATTGAAATAAACTATAGGACCTAGCAACTAGAAACACCAGCAAAACCACGCCTTGATATAAAACTGAACAGATTACTGCACTCAAATTCTAAAAGAGATTACTGCAATTACTACTTTGTAGAGCTCCAATAATGTGAATTCTCAATAAAGAAATCAAAAGCCACAAAAAATTACTGCTTTTTGAATCCACTAAATAGATCCGGAAGGATCAAATCAAATTCAAAACAAGCTCCAACAATCAAAAACACGCCTTCAATAGTCCCTCCTAGATGGTCTGTACTCCGTCGCAAAACCAAGGGTTCCCCCCAACAACTAGCAAAGCGATcacttaaaaagaaaattccagGTCAAGAAATATCCAATTTTCTACTTGAAGAAAAACGTTTTTTACCCGACGAAGATACTCCATGACGAGAATTCCCTCATCTCTCCTCGTCACCGAAATCAAGAAATCCCGATCAGAATAAAAACCAAACAAGAAACACAAATATCGGCACGAACATACTCCATGACGAGAATTCCCTTATCTCTCCTCGTCACCGACATCAAGAAATCCCGATCAGAATAAAACCCAAACAAGAAACATGAACTCACGATCTTGACCGCGACGATCTCGAACGTGTCAACGTGGGTCGCTGCAACAGATCAAACcagcagaaagaagaaatcagtACTGCAAAAATATCGATCGATGCCAGAATTAAAGAAGAGAAGATGACCGCGGACTCACCGAGATAGATCTCACCGAAGGATCCGCTCCCGATCTTGCGCCCAAGCTTATACTTCCCGCCTACGATGCGCTCCATGCCTTATACCTTCTCCCACCTCCTCACAAGCGCATCAAGAACTAGGGTAtggaagagagaagagggagtggaagagggaggagaCAGAGGTGAGGTGCGTTGAGGAAAAGTCTCAAAAGACCGGAGATGGTTTGGTCATAAAAGTCAGTAGGAAGCGACACGAGGGGTATTTAAGGTATTTGAAGTTCACAAAAGTAACCTTCGCTCTCCTGAGCTAACGAGCTTATCCGCGTACAGTAAGCAAACAAATCGACCTGGTTGAACCGAACCTGTGACAAGGGTGCGCATGGATTGGAACAGGTTGGTTTTGTGCTAATATAAAATCAAACCgatttaaaaaatgaaaattaaaattaaaccgAACGCCTATAAAAACTATTTGAAACCTATCTAAAAAATTTGgtttgatttattagattaatattctattttatatataaaagggaatataagaaaattttaaaaaattaaattttttataagAGATATatatgggtcgggttgggttggATTGAATCTGATTGGTTTGAATATTagattttttgcatggatacccttctaaatatcggattttgcatgaataccctttcaaaattgatatttacatatataccctcgtaaaacacttgttttgccattctacttttttttatttttatttttgcatatgtacccatgttATCTAACGATGTTAAAAAactaacggtttcaaattaaaatgactaaaatgcccttaatgggtagacatgTAAATAGATTGTAATCCCgatagaagaagaagacaaggacAATAGcgtaatttaaaaattttattttatttttaattaatataaatatgttttTTCTTAACATCGTTAGAACAACTATTATATTAcgggcatttgtacaataacaaaattttacaagggtatacatgcaaatatcaattttgaaaggatattaatgcaaaattcgatatttagaaggatatccatgcaaaaaattctTGAATATTTGTATTTGTATATGTATGCATGGGTCGGACCGGATCGGTTTGAATCGATTTTTTGAAATTCATATTGAAACTGTACCGTTTTGGTTTAAAAACTTTCTTaaactaaattataaaaaaattaatataaaacaaacagaaaaaaaacTTGAGTTTGAGGTTTTGACCGATCTCACTTGACTATTCCTGCTTGACTTGATTGGGTCCAAAACCCAAAGAAAAGTTACATCCAATTTAAGGTTATATGACTTGGTTTTGATCGCTTAGTTTTTGGATTAGGCTTATCCAAAAATTGAAggataaaagaataaaaagcattTGGATAAAAGCACTTTTATTatgaaaagatgttatgtaAGGGGTTTTTATGCATTGCCATGATTCAGGAGTATATAAGGAAAGAATATCTCGTATGT
This is a stretch of genomic DNA from Phoenix dactylifera cultivar Barhee BC4 chromosome 9, palm_55x_up_171113_PBpolish2nd_filt_p, whole genome shotgun sequence. It encodes these proteins:
- the LOC103716984 gene encoding casein kinase 1-like protein 4 isoform X4; its protein translation is MERIVGGKYKLGRKIGSGSFGEIYLATHVDTFEIVAVKIESSKTKHPQLLYEAKLYNILQSGSGIANIKWCGIEGDDNVLVLDLLGPSLEDLFVYCGRKFSLKTVLILADQMITRIEYVHSKGFLHRDVKPDNFLMGLGRKANQVYIIDFGLAKRYRDSTTNRHIPYRENKNLTGTARYASCNTHMGIEQSRRDDLESLGYVLLYFLRGSLPWQGLKAATKKQKYDKICEKKLSTPIEVLCKSHPVEFASYFHYCHSLTFDQRPDYGFLKRLFRDLFHREGFEFDYIFDWSILKYQQSQRTKAQPRFSIFPCSSQGWDATLLVLIKF